One genomic window of Motacilla alba alba isolate MOTALB_02 chromosome 3, Motacilla_alba_V1.0_pri, whole genome shotgun sequence includes the following:
- the LOC119698612 gene encoding serine/arginine-rich splicing factor 7-like isoform X1: MSRYGRYETKVYVGNLGTGAGKGELERAFSYYGPLRTVWIARNPPGFAFVEFEDPRDAEDAVLGLDGKIICGSRVRVEVSTGMPRRSRYDRPPARRPFDPNDRCYECGEKGHYAYDCHRYSRRRRSRSRSRSRSRSRGRRYSRSRSRSRGRRSRSASYRRSRSMSPRRYRSFSPRRSRSGSLRRSRSRSRSRSRSRSVVWPRSRSESHGRSKSGLPAKSRSKSRSPSPKRSHSPSGSP; the protein is encoded by the exons ATGTCGCGATACGGGCGATACG AGACCAAGGTGTACGTGGGCAACCTGGGCACGGGCGCCGGCAAAGGCGAGCTGGAGAGAGCCTTCAGCTATTACGGACCGCTGAGAACCGTGTGGATCGCCAGGAACCCGCCGGGGTTCGCCTTCGTGGAGTTCGAAGACCCCCGGGATGCTGAAGATGCTGTGCTTGGCCTCGATGGGAA GATAATATGCGGCTCCAGGGTCAGAGTGGAAGTATCCACAGGGATGCCGCGCCGCTCCCGCTACGACCGGCCTCCTGCCCGTCGCCCCTTCGACCCCAACGACAGATGCTACGAGTGTGGTGAGAAAGGCCACTATGCCTATGACTGTCACCGCTATAGCCGGCGAAGGAGGAGCAG GTCCCGGTCTAGATCCCGCTCGAGGTCCCGAGGGAGACGGTATTCCCGGTCACGCAGCCGCAGCCGTGGTAGGAG ATCCAGGTCAGCTTCCTACCGCAGGTCCCGGTCGATGTCTCCTCGTAGATACAGATCATTCTCACCCCGCAGGTCCCGCTCTGGTTCTCTAAGAAGGTCAAG atCTAGGTCCAGGTCACGCTCCAGGTCCCGGTCTGTTGTATGGCCTCGAAGCAG GTCTGAGTCTCATGGTAGATCTAAATCTGGCTTACCTGCTAAAAG ccGCTCAAAGTCCAGATCACCATCTCCAAAGAGAAG tcactCACCATCAGGAAGCCCTTGA
- the LOC119698612 gene encoding serine/arginine-rich splicing factor 7-like isoform X2, translating to MSRYGRYETKVYVGNLGTGAGKGELERAFSYYGPLRTVWIARNPPGFAFVEFEDPRDAEDAVLGLDGKIICGSRVRVEVSTGMPRRSRYDRPPARRPFDPNDRCYECGEKGHYAYDCHRYSRRRRSRSRSRSRSRSRGRRYSRSRSRSRGRRSRSASYRRSRSMSPRRYRSFSPRRSRSGSLRRSRSRSRSRSRSRSVVWPRSSRSKSRSPSPKRSHSPSGSP from the exons ATGTCGCGATACGGGCGATACG AGACCAAGGTGTACGTGGGCAACCTGGGCACGGGCGCCGGCAAAGGCGAGCTGGAGAGAGCCTTCAGCTATTACGGACCGCTGAGAACCGTGTGGATCGCCAGGAACCCGCCGGGGTTCGCCTTCGTGGAGTTCGAAGACCCCCGGGATGCTGAAGATGCTGTGCTTGGCCTCGATGGGAA GATAATATGCGGCTCCAGGGTCAGAGTGGAAGTATCCACAGGGATGCCGCGCCGCTCCCGCTACGACCGGCCTCCTGCCCGTCGCCCCTTCGACCCCAACGACAGATGCTACGAGTGTGGTGAGAAAGGCCACTATGCCTATGACTGTCACCGCTATAGCCGGCGAAGGAGGAGCAG GTCCCGGTCTAGATCCCGCTCGAGGTCCCGAGGGAGACGGTATTCCCGGTCACGCAGCCGCAGCCGTGGTAGGAG ATCCAGGTCAGCTTCCTACCGCAGGTCCCGGTCGATGTCTCCTCGTAGATACAGATCATTCTCACCCCGCAGGTCCCGCTCTGGTTCTCTAAGAAGGTCAAG atCTAGGTCCAGGTCACGCTCCAGGTCCCGGTCTGTTGTATGGCCTCGAAGCAG ccGCTCAAAGTCCAGATCACCATCTCCAAAGAGAAG tcactCACCATCAGGAAGCCCTTGA
- the DHX57 gene encoding putative ATP-dependent RNA helicase DHX57 isoform X2, with protein sequence MPRLSAEPAEHRIVDSEVSSFAVHKLSRYGFDCERCREVLRSYNGNIGASLEDLLLQCFSERYGEKMQVSAAAAEASQEECLEQRQEEAFALRSIYGEKFVERIKNRVWTFSLELDYLTHRFSKSKQKSTRDTAKQTSKEICKFYIQGGCRFGSKCRFRHEFPPNHPLNTSKNSVDDAHLRHSDGPTYELEVRFPDENKYPLQAPLVAFYSTDENLPLACRLHIAEFLFGKALAAAESHEPVVYTLVTCLEDEHDISELLSNTHHKFSVPPVSLVAAPPAKPQTESAPASNQQAEASAVSEPQEEEVVAEEEEEEPEQVVVENESYVNLKKKLSKKYDVQAKSLYNENVKICAQFRQKKSSRHFQSMLYERQKLPAWQERENILGLLESHQVLVVSGMTGCGKTTQIPQFILDASLQGSPSRVANIICTQPRRISAISVAERVAKERTERIGLTVGYQIRLESVKSSATRLLYCTTGVLLRRLEGDLTLQGVTHVIVDEVHERTEESDFLLLVLKDIMVQRPDLRIILMSATLNAELFSQYFHSCPIINIPGRTFPVDQFFLEDVIAMTRYVLEDSSPYRRKVKQEQNGRHKRTAFEEVEEDLRRAGLLETTDTVVRDSDPDQKLTLKQLLTRYKGVSKAVLKTMSVMDLDKVNLELIEALLEWIVAGRHSYPPGAVLIFLPGLAEIKMLYEQLQTNALFNNRHSKRCVVYPLHSSLSSEEQQSVFLRPPAGVTKIIISTNIAETSVTIDDVVYVIDSGKMKEKRYDPGKGMESLEDTFVSKANALQRKGRAGRVASGVCFHLFSSHHYNHQLVKQQLPEIQRVPLEQLCLRIKILEMFSEQSLHSVLSRLIEPPRTESLQASKVRLRDLGALTPEEKLTPLGYHLASLPVDVRIGKLMLFGTIFRCLDPALTIAASLAFKSPFVSPWDKREEANKKKLEFAVGNSDYLALLQAYKGWRLSIKEGSQASYNYCRENFLSGRVLQEIASLKRQFAELLSDIGFVKEGLRARDIEKKWSHGGDGVLDATGEEANSNADNIKLISAMLCAALYPNVVQVKKPEGKYQKTSTGAVKMQPKAEELKFVTKNDGYVHIHPSSVNYQTRHFESPYLVYHEKIKTSRVFIRDCSMVSVYPLVLLGGGQVHMQLLKGDFVISLDDGWIRFVAASHQVAELVKELRCELDQLLQDKIKNPSMDLCMCPRGSRIIGMIVKLVTTQ encoded by the exons ATGCCAAGGTTGTCTGCTGAGccagctgagcacaggattGTAGACAGTGAAGTGTCTTCATTTGCTGTGCACAAACTCTCCAG GTATGGTTTTGACTGTGAGCGCTGTAGGGAGGTGCTGAGGTCCTACAATGGTAATATTGGGGCATCATTGGAGGATTTGCTATTGCAGTGCTTCTCTGAAAGGTATGGAGAGAAGATGCaggtttctgcagcagctgctgaggccAGTCAAGAGGAATGTTTAGAGCAGAGACAAGAAGAAGCTTTTGCCCTCCGATCAATTTATGGAGAAAAATTTGTAGAGAGGATTAAAAATCGCGTTTGGACTTTTAGTTTGGAATTGGACTACCTAACACACAGGTTCAGTAAATCTAAACAAAAAAGTACAAGGGACACAGCAAAACAGACTTCAAAGGAAATATGTAAATTTTACATCCAAGGAGGCTGCAGGTTTGGTTCAAAATGCAGATTTAGACATGAATTCCCTCCAAACCATCCACTAAACACATCCAAGAACTCTGTAGACGATGCTCATCTCAGACATAGTGATGGTCCCACATATGAACTTGAAGTAAGATTTCCTGACGAGAACAAGTATCCTCTTCAGGCACCTCTTGTGGCATTTTACTCCACTGACGAGAATCTGCCTCTTGCTTGTCGTCTGCACATTGCTGAATTCCTCTTTGGAAAGGCCTTGGCAGCTGCAGAGTCTCATGAGCCAGTGGTGTACACCTTGGTGACTTGTTTAGAAGATGAACACGACATCAGTGAGCTCCTGAGCAATACTCATCACAAGTTCAGTGTTCCTCCTGTCTCCCTGGTggcagcacctcctgcaaaGCCACAGACAGAGAGTGCACCTGCTTCGAATCAACAGGCTGAAG CCTCAGCAGTGTCAGAGCCTCAGGAAGAAGAGGTGGtggcagaagaggaggaggaagagccgGAACAAGTTGTTGTGGAGAATGAGAGTTATGTGAACTTGAAGAAGAAGCTTTCCAAAAAGTATGATGTGCAGGCAAAGTCTCTGTATAACGAAAATGTTAAAATCTGCGCGCAGTTTCGGCAGAAAAAG TCTTCCAGGCACTTTCAGTCCATGCTATATGAAAGACAGAAGCTCCCTGCATggcaagagagagaaaacattctGGGTTTGCTTGAGAGTCACCAGGTTCTTGTAGTGAGTGGCATGACAGG ATGTGGGAAAACCACTCAGATTCCTCAGTTTATCTTGGATGCTTCATTGCAAGGCTCTCCAAGCAGAGTTGCAAACATCATCTGCACTCAGCCTCGCAGGATCTCTGCCATTTCTGTGGCTGAACGTGTAGccaaggaaagaacagaaaggatTGGACTCACTGTTGGATATCAGATCCGTCTGGAAAGTGTAAAG TCCTCAGCTACCAGGCTTTTGTACTGCACTACTGGTGTGCTGTTGAGAAGGCTGGAAGGAGATCTGACTTTGCAGGGAGTCACTCATGTTATTGTTGATGAAGTTCACgaaagaacagaagaaag TgacttcctgctgctggttttgaagGATATAATGGTTCAGAGGCCAGACCTGCGCATTATATTGATGAGTGCCACCCTGAATGCTGAGCTTTTCTCTCAGTACTTCCACTCCTGTCCAATCATTAACATACCAG gtCGAACATTTCCTGTGGACCAGTTTTTTCTGGAAGATGTGATTGCAATGACAAG GTATGTTTTAGAGGACAGCAGTCCCTACAGGAGGAAAGTAAAGCAAGAACAGAATGGGAGACACAAAAGAACTGCATTTGAAGAAGTAGAGGAAGACCTGAGGCGTGCTGGCCTTCTGGAAACCACTGACACCGTGGTCAGAGATTCAGACCCAGACCAGAAATTAACTCTGAAGCAGCTCCTTACACGATACAAAG ggGTTAGCAAGGCAGTGTTAAAAACAATGTCTGTCATGGACTTGGACAAAGTTAATCTAGAACTAATTGAAGCCTTGCTGGAATGGATAGTTGCTGGCAGACATTCATACCCCCCAG GTGCTGTGTTGATATTTTTGCCTGGCCTAGCAGAAATCAAGATGCTTTATGAGCAGCTTCAGACTAATGCTCTTTTTAAtaacaggcacagcaagag GTGTGTGGTTTATCCACTTCATTCCTCACTGTCCAGTGAAGAACAGCAGTCTGTGTTCCTCAGGCCTCCTGCAGGAGTTACCAAAATCATCATCTCTACCAACATTGCAGAGACATCTGTCACCATTGATGACGTGGTCTATGTGATTGACtctggaaaaatgaaagagaaaag ATACGACCCAGGCAAAGGAATGGAAAGTCTGGAGGACACCTTTGTGTCCAAGGCCAATGCTCTGCAAAGGAAAGGGCGGGCAGGACGTGTGGCCTCGGGCGTCTGCTTCCACCTCTTCAGCAGCCACCACTACAACCATCAGCTTGTAAAACAACAGCTGCCAGAAATACagagagtgcccttggagcagctctgtctAAG AATTAAGATCCTGGAGATGTTTTCTGAGCAGAGTCTTCACTCTGTCTTATCACGACTGATCGAGCCCCCTAGGACTGAGTCCTTGCAGGCATCAAAGGTGCGACTGCGAGACCTGGGAGCGTTAACTCCAGAGGAAAAGCTCACTCCTCTGGGATACCACTTGGCTTCGCTGCCTGTGGATGTCAGGATTGGCAAGCTCATGCTGTTTGGCACCATCTTCCGCTGCCTGGATCCTGCGCTGACCAtagcagccagcctggcctttaAGTCACCTTTT GTGTCACCATGGGATAAAAGggaagaagcaaacaaaaagaagctGGAGTTTGCAGTAGGAAACAGTGACTACTTGGCTCTTCTCCAGGCCTATAAG GGATGGCGTTTAAGTATCAAAGAGGGCTCTCAAGCAAGCTACAACTACTGCAGGGAAAACTTTCTGTCAGGAAGAGTTCTTCAG GAAATTGCCAGTCTGAAGaggcagtttgcagagctgctttctgaCATTGGCTTTGTTAAGGAGGGATTGAGAGCCAGGGATATTGAGAAGAAGTGGTCCCATGGAGGCGATGGTGTGTTGGATGCCACAGGAGAGGAG GCAAATTCAAATGCAGACAACATCAAGCTGATCTCAGCTATGCTGTGTGCTGCACTGTATCCCAATGTTGTCCAG GTGAAAAAGCCAGAGGGTAAATACCAGAAAACCAGTACAGGAGCAGTCAAAATGCAACCAAAAGCAGAAGAGCTGAAGTTTGTTACTAAAAATGATGGTTATGTTCATATTCATCCTTCGTCTGTGAATTACCAG ACCAGGCACTTTGAGAGCCCGTACCTGGTGTACCACGAGAAAATCAAGACGAGCCGCGTGTTCATCCGGGACTGCAGCATGGTGTCCGTGTACCCACTGGTGCTGCTCGGGGGCGGCCAGGTGCACATGCAGCTGCTCAAGGGGGACTTTGTCATCTCCCTGGATGACGGCTGGATCCGCTTTGTGGCTGCCTCTCAccag GTGGCTGAGCTGGTGAAAGAGCTGCGCTGCGAGCTGGACCAGCTGCTACAGGATAAAATCAAGAATCCCAGCATGGATTTGTGCATGTGCCCCCGAGGCTCTCGGATCATCGGGATGATTGTTAAGCTTGTGACTACGCAGTGA
- the DHX57 gene encoding putative ATP-dependent RNA helicase DHX57 isoform X1 has protein sequence MSWLGRKRGKPNRGGGRGKGSSGKRGGSSGHSNKPQLGGSRKCSTKIWDDGDDFCLFEEPRLESRSSAPARRGGQMKQRSEARMPLQTIHMTSENQRRVKELLQELQGQELAPESDVAGEDDDEPDYLDDEQCWSTEQEASDVMPRLSAEPAEHRIVDSEVSSFAVHKLSRYGFDCERCREVLRSYNGNIGASLEDLLLQCFSERYGEKMQVSAAAAEASQEECLEQRQEEAFALRSIYGEKFVERIKNRVWTFSLELDYLTHRFSKSKQKSTRDTAKQTSKEICKFYIQGGCRFGSKCRFRHEFPPNHPLNTSKNSVDDAHLRHSDGPTYELEVRFPDENKYPLQAPLVAFYSTDENLPLACRLHIAEFLFGKALAAAESHEPVVYTLVTCLEDEHDISELLSNTHHKFSVPPVSLVAAPPAKPQTESAPASNQQAEASAVSEPQEEEVVAEEEEEEPEQVVVENESYVNLKKKLSKKYDVQAKSLYNENVKICAQFRQKKSSRHFQSMLYERQKLPAWQERENILGLLESHQVLVVSGMTGCGKTTQIPQFILDASLQGSPSRVANIICTQPRRISAISVAERVAKERTERIGLTVGYQIRLESVKSSATRLLYCTTGVLLRRLEGDLTLQGVTHVIVDEVHERTEESDFLLLVLKDIMVQRPDLRIILMSATLNAELFSQYFHSCPIINIPGRTFPVDQFFLEDVIAMTRYVLEDSSPYRRKVKQEQNGRHKRTAFEEVEEDLRRAGLLETTDTVVRDSDPDQKLTLKQLLTRYKGVSKAVLKTMSVMDLDKVNLELIEALLEWIVAGRHSYPPGAVLIFLPGLAEIKMLYEQLQTNALFNNRHSKRCVVYPLHSSLSSEEQQSVFLRPPAGVTKIIISTNIAETSVTIDDVVYVIDSGKMKEKRYDPGKGMESLEDTFVSKANALQRKGRAGRVASGVCFHLFSSHHYNHQLVKQQLPEIQRVPLEQLCLRIKILEMFSEQSLHSVLSRLIEPPRTESLQASKVRLRDLGALTPEEKLTPLGYHLASLPVDVRIGKLMLFGTIFRCLDPALTIAASLAFKSPFVSPWDKREEANKKKLEFAVGNSDYLALLQAYKGWRLSIKEGSQASYNYCRENFLSGRVLQEIASLKRQFAELLSDIGFVKEGLRARDIEKKWSHGGDGVLDATGEEANSNADNIKLISAMLCAALYPNVVQVKKPEGKYQKTSTGAVKMQPKAEELKFVTKNDGYVHIHPSSVNYQTRHFESPYLVYHEKIKTSRVFIRDCSMVSVYPLVLLGGGQVHMQLLKGDFVISLDDGWIRFVAASHQVAELVKELRCELDQLLQDKIKNPSMDLCMCPRGSRIIGMIVKLVTTQ, from the exons ATGAGTTGGttagggagaaaaagaggaaagcccaacagaggaggaggacgagGGAAAGGAAGCAGCGGAAAacgaggaggcagcagtggcCATTCAAACAAGCCTCAGCTTGGTGGAAGTAGGAAATGTTCAACCAAAATTTGGGACGATGGTGAtgatttttgtctctttgaGGAGCCAAGGCTAGAATCCAG atcaAGTGCACCTGCCAGAAGAGGAGGGCAAATGAAGCAGAGGTCTGAAGCAAGAATGCCTCTGCAGACCATACACATGACATCAGAGAACCAGAGAAGAGTGAAAGAACTCCTTCAGGAGCTgcaagggcaggagctggcacctGAATCAGA TGTAGCTGGAGAAGATGATGACGAGCCTGATTACCTCGATGATGAACAGTGCTGGTCAACAGAACAGGAAGCTTCTGATGTAATGCCAAGGTTGTCTGCTGAGccagctgagcacaggattGTAGACAGTGAAGTGTCTTCATTTGCTGTGCACAAACTCTCCAG GTATGGTTTTGACTGTGAGCGCTGTAGGGAGGTGCTGAGGTCCTACAATGGTAATATTGGGGCATCATTGGAGGATTTGCTATTGCAGTGCTTCTCTGAAAGGTATGGAGAGAAGATGCaggtttctgcagcagctgctgaggccAGTCAAGAGGAATGTTTAGAGCAGAGACAAGAAGAAGCTTTTGCCCTCCGATCAATTTATGGAGAAAAATTTGTAGAGAGGATTAAAAATCGCGTTTGGACTTTTAGTTTGGAATTGGACTACCTAACACACAGGTTCAGTAAATCTAAACAAAAAAGTACAAGGGACACAGCAAAACAGACTTCAAAGGAAATATGTAAATTTTACATCCAAGGAGGCTGCAGGTTTGGTTCAAAATGCAGATTTAGACATGAATTCCCTCCAAACCATCCACTAAACACATCCAAGAACTCTGTAGACGATGCTCATCTCAGACATAGTGATGGTCCCACATATGAACTTGAAGTAAGATTTCCTGACGAGAACAAGTATCCTCTTCAGGCACCTCTTGTGGCATTTTACTCCACTGACGAGAATCTGCCTCTTGCTTGTCGTCTGCACATTGCTGAATTCCTCTTTGGAAAGGCCTTGGCAGCTGCAGAGTCTCATGAGCCAGTGGTGTACACCTTGGTGACTTGTTTAGAAGATGAACACGACATCAGTGAGCTCCTGAGCAATACTCATCACAAGTTCAGTGTTCCTCCTGTCTCCCTGGTggcagcacctcctgcaaaGCCACAGACAGAGAGTGCACCTGCTTCGAATCAACAGGCTGAAG CCTCAGCAGTGTCAGAGCCTCAGGAAGAAGAGGTGGtggcagaagaggaggaggaagagccgGAACAAGTTGTTGTGGAGAATGAGAGTTATGTGAACTTGAAGAAGAAGCTTTCCAAAAAGTATGATGTGCAGGCAAAGTCTCTGTATAACGAAAATGTTAAAATCTGCGCGCAGTTTCGGCAGAAAAAG TCTTCCAGGCACTTTCAGTCCATGCTATATGAAAGACAGAAGCTCCCTGCATggcaagagagagaaaacattctGGGTTTGCTTGAGAGTCACCAGGTTCTTGTAGTGAGTGGCATGACAGG ATGTGGGAAAACCACTCAGATTCCTCAGTTTATCTTGGATGCTTCATTGCAAGGCTCTCCAAGCAGAGTTGCAAACATCATCTGCACTCAGCCTCGCAGGATCTCTGCCATTTCTGTGGCTGAACGTGTAGccaaggaaagaacagaaaggatTGGACTCACTGTTGGATATCAGATCCGTCTGGAAAGTGTAAAG TCCTCAGCTACCAGGCTTTTGTACTGCACTACTGGTGTGCTGTTGAGAAGGCTGGAAGGAGATCTGACTTTGCAGGGAGTCACTCATGTTATTGTTGATGAAGTTCACgaaagaacagaagaaag TgacttcctgctgctggttttgaagGATATAATGGTTCAGAGGCCAGACCTGCGCATTATATTGATGAGTGCCACCCTGAATGCTGAGCTTTTCTCTCAGTACTTCCACTCCTGTCCAATCATTAACATACCAG gtCGAACATTTCCTGTGGACCAGTTTTTTCTGGAAGATGTGATTGCAATGACAAG GTATGTTTTAGAGGACAGCAGTCCCTACAGGAGGAAAGTAAAGCAAGAACAGAATGGGAGACACAAAAGAACTGCATTTGAAGAAGTAGAGGAAGACCTGAGGCGTGCTGGCCTTCTGGAAACCACTGACACCGTGGTCAGAGATTCAGACCCAGACCAGAAATTAACTCTGAAGCAGCTCCTTACACGATACAAAG ggGTTAGCAAGGCAGTGTTAAAAACAATGTCTGTCATGGACTTGGACAAAGTTAATCTAGAACTAATTGAAGCCTTGCTGGAATGGATAGTTGCTGGCAGACATTCATACCCCCCAG GTGCTGTGTTGATATTTTTGCCTGGCCTAGCAGAAATCAAGATGCTTTATGAGCAGCTTCAGACTAATGCTCTTTTTAAtaacaggcacagcaagag GTGTGTGGTTTATCCACTTCATTCCTCACTGTCCAGTGAAGAACAGCAGTCTGTGTTCCTCAGGCCTCCTGCAGGAGTTACCAAAATCATCATCTCTACCAACATTGCAGAGACATCTGTCACCATTGATGACGTGGTCTATGTGATTGACtctggaaaaatgaaagagaaaag ATACGACCCAGGCAAAGGAATGGAAAGTCTGGAGGACACCTTTGTGTCCAAGGCCAATGCTCTGCAAAGGAAAGGGCGGGCAGGACGTGTGGCCTCGGGCGTCTGCTTCCACCTCTTCAGCAGCCACCACTACAACCATCAGCTTGTAAAACAACAGCTGCCAGAAATACagagagtgcccttggagcagctctgtctAAG AATTAAGATCCTGGAGATGTTTTCTGAGCAGAGTCTTCACTCTGTCTTATCACGACTGATCGAGCCCCCTAGGACTGAGTCCTTGCAGGCATCAAAGGTGCGACTGCGAGACCTGGGAGCGTTAACTCCAGAGGAAAAGCTCACTCCTCTGGGATACCACTTGGCTTCGCTGCCTGTGGATGTCAGGATTGGCAAGCTCATGCTGTTTGGCACCATCTTCCGCTGCCTGGATCCTGCGCTGACCAtagcagccagcctggcctttaAGTCACCTTTT GTGTCACCATGGGATAAAAGggaagaagcaaacaaaaagaagctGGAGTTTGCAGTAGGAAACAGTGACTACTTGGCTCTTCTCCAGGCCTATAAG GGATGGCGTTTAAGTATCAAAGAGGGCTCTCAAGCAAGCTACAACTACTGCAGGGAAAACTTTCTGTCAGGAAGAGTTCTTCAG GAAATTGCCAGTCTGAAGaggcagtttgcagagctgctttctgaCATTGGCTTTGTTAAGGAGGGATTGAGAGCCAGGGATATTGAGAAGAAGTGGTCCCATGGAGGCGATGGTGTGTTGGATGCCACAGGAGAGGAG GCAAATTCAAATGCAGACAACATCAAGCTGATCTCAGCTATGCTGTGTGCTGCACTGTATCCCAATGTTGTCCAG GTGAAAAAGCCAGAGGGTAAATACCAGAAAACCAGTACAGGAGCAGTCAAAATGCAACCAAAAGCAGAAGAGCTGAAGTTTGTTACTAAAAATGATGGTTATGTTCATATTCATCCTTCGTCTGTGAATTACCAG ACCAGGCACTTTGAGAGCCCGTACCTGGTGTACCACGAGAAAATCAAGACGAGCCGCGTGTTCATCCGGGACTGCAGCATGGTGTCCGTGTACCCACTGGTGCTGCTCGGGGGCGGCCAGGTGCACATGCAGCTGCTCAAGGGGGACTTTGTCATCTCCCTGGATGACGGCTGGATCCGCTTTGTGGCTGCCTCTCAccag GTGGCTGAGCTGGTGAAAGAGCTGCGCTGCGAGCTGGACCAGCTGCTACAGGATAAAATCAAGAATCCCAGCATGGATTTGTGCATGTGCCCCCGAGGCTCTCGGATCATCGGGATGATTGTTAAGCTTGTGACTACGCAGTGA